The following nucleotide sequence is from Flavimarina sp. Hel_I_48.
TGGATGCCAGACGTACCGGTAGTAATGAAAATCATATTAATACCTATTGAACTTTTAGGTATATTAACCAAGCCATTTTCTTTATTGATACGTTTGTTTGCAAACATTACCGCAGGCCACGTAGTAGTAATGGGATTGATAGCTTTAATGATAACTTTAAAGGCCCAGTTTGGCGCTGTAGGTTCCACAGGATTATCTTTGGTCCTTACCTTGTTTATCTCGGTTATTGAAATATTAGTAGCATTCCTACAAGCATTTATCTTTACGATGTTGTCTGCATTATTTATAGGTATGGCCGTGGCAGAACACGACCATCACCATGAGCATGATGCGGCGGGTCACGAAGTTGATGATGTAGAGGATGTACGGGAAGAGTTTGTTTAATTTTTAAATCAATTGTTATGTACAATTTAATTGGAGCTGGATTAATCGTTATCGGAGGTGGTATCGGACTAGGGCAAATCGGTGGTAAAGCGATGGAAGGTATCGCACGTCAACCAGAAGCGGCTGGTAAGATTCAAACTGCGATGATTATCATTGGTGCACTTTTAGAAGGTCTTGCCTTCGGTGCGTTGATCTTAGGTAAATAATCAAAGCTTAAACAACTAAGCAATTCCTGTGACGGTTGGTTACAGGAATTGTTTTATTTAAAACTTAAAATTAAAGATGGATCAATTAATAAATGATTTTTCTCCTGGCTTGTTTGTAATGCAAGCGGTTATATTGCTTATTCTTATCCTGTTGATGAAGAAGTTTGCATGGAAACCTATCTTAAGCTCACTTGATGAACGTGAGAGTGGAATTCAGGGTGCATTGGATGCAGCGGAAAAAGCACGTTTAGAGATGCAAAACCTCAAAGCAGATAATGAGAAGTTATTGCAAGAGGCACGTAATGAGCGTGAGAGCATGATCAAGGAAGCCCGCGAAATCCGTAAAAAGATGATCGCAGAAGCAGAAGAAGATACTAAAGAACGTACCTCTGCCATGATTGCACAGGCACAAGAAGCCATTAAAGCAGAAAAGCGTGCGGCAGTAGCAGAACTAAAAGGTCAGGTTGCAGAATTATCACTTGAAATTGCAGAAAAAGTACTCCGCGTAGAGCTTTCTGACAAAGACAAGCAAAAGCAACTTGTTGATAAAATGTTGCAGCACGCAACCTTAAACTAAACGAATATGTCTACCAGAGCAGCTTCACGTTACGCTAAAGCAGTTTATGCAGGTGCTAAAGAATCGGCAACCGAAGAATTGGTATATGGCGACATGAAATCCATCGCTGAAACACTTAGCGGTAGCAAGGAACTGCGTAACGTTCTTGACAGTCCGCAAATTAAAAGCGAAGACAAACGTTCTTCTTTGCATGCAATTTTCAGTGGTGTTTCAGAACTTACAACGAGCTTACTTGATATTATAGTTGATAATAGCCGTGCCGGTCTTCTTGAAAAAGTGGCCATCGCTTATGTTCAAATCTATAATGAAGATCATGGTATCGTTACCGCTACAGTTACCACCGCAGTAGAAATGGACGCCGCTATGGAAGAAAAAATCATGGCAAAAATCAAAGAAATCACCGGTAGTGAAAAGGTTATCTTAGAACATAAGATTGACTCTGATATACTGGGTGGTTTTATATTACGCGTAGGTGACATGCAATACGACGCCAGTATTTCAAATCAGTTAGAACGCATACACAAAGAATTCAGCAAACGTATATAATTACAATTGAGTCAGCTTTTAAAGCGACTTTCAAAATATAATTTACTAAAATGGCAGCAGTTAAACCAGCAGAAGTTTCAGCAATTTTAAAGAAGCAACTTTTAGGCTTTGAAGCATCGGCCTCGCTTGATGAAGTGGGAACCGTGCTTACCGTGGGTGATGGTATCGCCAGCGTTTATGGATTATCAAACGCACAATATGGAGAGCTTGTCGCCTTTGAAGGAGGTCTTGAGGGAATCGTACTCAACCTTGAAGAAGATAATGTAGGGGTTGTATTATTAGGCCCATCTAAAGAAATAAAAGAAGGATCTACCGTAAAACGTACGGAACGTATCGCATCTATCAATGTAGGTGAGGGTATCGTGGGACGTGTTGTAGATACCTTAGGTAACCCTATTGATGGTAAAGGTGGTATTGAAGGCAAGACCTATGAAATGCCCTTAGAGCGTAAGGCTCCAGGCGTAATTTACCGTCAGCCCGTTACTGAACCTTTACAGACTGGTATAAAATCTATTGATGCCATGATCCCTGTGGGACGTGGACAACGGGAACTTGTAATTGGAGACCGTCAGACTGGTAAGACAACAGTTTGTATTGACACTATACTGAACCAGAAAGAATTTTATGACGCTGGCGAACCTGTTTATTGTATTTATGTAGCCATTGGTCAGAAAGCATCTACTGTTGCCGGTATTGCCAATACGCTGGAAGAAAAAGGCGCTCTTGCCTATACTACCATTGTTGCTGCAAATGCATCAGACCCTGCTCCTATGCAGGTTTATGCTCCTTTTGCAGGCGCCGCTATTGGTGAATATTTTAGGGATACGGGTCGTCCTGCATTGATCGTTTATGATGATCTTTCCAAGCAAGCGGTAGCATATCGTGAGGTTTCTCTGTTATTGCGTCGCCCACCGGGTCGTGAAGCATATCCTGGTGACGTCTTTTTCCTGCATTCCCGTTTATTGGAGCGTGCAGCAAAAGTCATCAACAATGATGAGATTGCAAAAAACATGAATGATTTGCCAGAAAGTCTTAAGCCCCTTATCAAAGGTGGTGGTTCACTTACTGCCCTACCCCTTATCGAAACACAGGCGGGCGACGTTTCTGCTTATATTCCTACAAATGTGATTTCTATTACTGACGGTCAGATTTTCCTGGAATCAGATTTATTTAACTCTGGTGTACGACCAGCGATCAACGTGGGTATTTCCGTATCTCGTGTGGGAGGTAGTGCGCAGATCAAATCCATGAAAAAAGTAGCGGGTACGTTAAAATTAGACCAGGCAGCCTACAGGGAACTGGAAGCTTTCTCTAAATTCGGTTCAGATCTTGACGCGGCTACCATGAACGTGATCGCTAAAGGTCAACGTAACGTGGAAATCCTTAAGCAGGCTCAAAACGATCCTTATACAGTAGAAGACCAGATCGCGATTATTTATGCAGGTTCAAAAAATCTCTTGCGTAATGTACCGGTAAATAAAGTAAAAGAATTTGAAAAAGACTATCTGGAATTCCTTAATGCACAGCACAGGGATGTTCTGGATACGCTGAAAGCGGGTAAACTTACTGACGAAGTGATAGATACGCTTACAACGGTTGCTAAAGATATGGCAGCCAAGTATTAAAAGAACAGAATAATTTAAATTTTGAATTCAAAATTCTGAATTAAAAAATGGCCAATTTAAAGGAAATTAGAAATAGGATTTCATCGGTGTCATCAACGATGCAGATAACCAGTGCCATGAAAATGGTTTCTGCGGCAAAGTTGAAAAAAGCACAGGATGCAATTACCGCCATGCGCCCCTACGCTGATAAACTGACAGAACTCCTGCAGAACCTCAGCGCCACTATGGAAGGTGACAGCGGAAGCCGTTACGCTGAGCAACGACCCATTAATAAAGTGCTTGTTGTCGCTATATCTTCTAACCGTGGTCTTGCAGGAGCCTTTAATGCCAATGTCATTAAAGAGTCCAGAAATATAGCCAATGATGCCTATCCCAACAAAGAAGTTCATTTTCTTACCTTAGGGAAAAAAGCAAATGATGTGCTTAAGAAAGGCTATACGGTTGTTGAAAATAACAACGCCATTTTTGATGACCTTTCTTACGAAAATGTTGAGGTAATCGCTGAACACGTAATGGATCTGTTTACAAAAGGTACTTATGACCGTGTAGAATTGGTATACAACTCATTTAAGAATGCAGCGACGCAAGTTGTGGTACGTGAGCAGTTCTTACCTATCGTTCCCTTACAAGAGCAAAACATTCAGACTACAAATGCCGCTCAGGTAGATTACATCTTTGAGCCTTCTAAAGAAGAAATCGTAAAACAATTGATTCCAAAAGCCCTAAAAACTCAATTTTTTAAGGGAATAAGGGATTCTGTCGCCAGTGAGCACGGTGCACGTATGACCGCTATGCACAAAGCAACAGATAATGCGACAGAACTTCGTGATGATCTCAAATTGAAATATAACAAAGCGCGTCAAGCATCGATTACTAATGAAATATTGGAAATCGTAGGTGGTGCAGAAGCATTAAATAACTAGTTTGATTCACTAAATATTAGATTTAAAGCCCTGTTTTTAGCAGGGCTTTTTTAATTTATCTACTTTTTAGCACTGTTTTTGAAGTATCCTTTTAAACGCAACGCAATGAAAAAAACATGCACTATATTCCTGCTTATTATCACGCTTAGCACGATAACCAGCTGCGCACAAAACCGCCAAATCGTGAAAAAACCAAGTTTTACCGTAACGGACTCTTATTATACTTCCTGGATCACGAATCAGCCTAACAATACTTCAGGAATGGATATTTCTGTGATTATTGAAAACAAACCAGATGCTATAACTTTAAAGTCGGTGTTTTTTAAGGGTCAGTCTGCAGCATTGAATAAAGAAAAGGAAACGCTATATACCGCACATTTTATTTCCGCGAGAAAAAAACCTGATTATGTCCTTTCCAGTGATAGTAAGGATGAGGCCAATAACCCAAAACCGAGAATTCCTGAAAAATCCCCTATTCCACTCGCACCAGATGAAGCACTGCTTGTTTATCTCAAAGACGGAAAAGAGAACTACCATGTGTTGAAAAATTTAAAGGACAAAGGCACAAAATATCCTGCCGAAGCACCTTTTAATACTAATAACTAAATCATTTACGGAAAAAACTTCCGTCTAAAATCTACCTCGTACACCCCAATAGAAAGATATATTTTAAGTTCTCCCCGAAAAGGACCTCTAATAGCGATTGTTCAAGGTATTAAATAGCTAATTTTAGCCCCAAATTCATCATTTTTGAGCGTACTCAAGCGATTTGTTCAGGATACTGCCGTCTATGGCCTTGCGACCGTACTTCCCCGGGTCATGAGCATAATTCTCATAGGCCTGCATACAGATGTGCTGGGAAACCGCAGCTATGCAGATAACACCTCGTTTTATGTAGGGGCGACTTTTCTCAATGTACTGCTCAGTTTTGGTATGGAAACTGCCTTTTTTCGATTCTTTTCAAAAAGCCAGAACAAGCAGCGCGTATATAGCACGGTACTTATTGCGATCACTACGGTTTCCCTTATAGCGTTTGTACTGCTGTGGTTTTTAAAAACACCTATAACCACTGCCTTACTCTTACCTCCACAATATTATACCTATCTGCTGGGAATTACCATTCTGGATGCACTGGTTGTGGCTCCTTTTGCCTACTTACGCGCCCAGGGAAAAGCATTGCGCTTTGCAGGTATAAAAATTGCCAACCTTTTTGTTTATGTTGTGCTCAATTTTTTCTTTCTCTGGACGATCCCAAAGTACAATCTGCAGTTTGAATGGTTTGATCCAGAGAATTTGGTCAGGTATATCTTTATAGCCAATCTCGCTGCAAGTGCGGTAACGATTTTGATCATTTTACCCGATTTTTTAAAGACCAAATTGATTTTTGACAGACAGATCTTCAAGCAATTATGGGATTACGGTTGGCCAGTACTCGTAGCCGGTCTTGCCTTTGCCATCAATGAAAACCTGGACAAGCTTTTACTGGGGGACCTGCTTGATAAGAACATTATGGGCGCCTATGCAGGCTGCTATAAACTAGCCGTTTTTATGACCATTTTCATACAGGCTTTCCGGCTGGGGGCAGAACCTTTTTTCTTCAATCATGCTTCGGAAAAAAACGCGCCGCAAACCTATGCAACCATCCTCAAATATTTTGTCGTTGTAGGCGCCGCAGGGCTACTGATCATCATCAGCTTTATAGATTTTTTTAAGGTGATACTCATTCGCAATGATTCTTATTACATCGCAATTGGGATCGTGCCCGCGGTACTTCTGGCCAATTTATTCCTAGGTATTTACCACAATCTTTCCATCTGGTATAAATTGACAGATAAAACCCGCTACGGAATGTATTTTTCAATCGTGGGCGCTGGTATTACAATAGTTATAAATATTGTTTTTATACCTATCGTTGGATTTATGGCTGCTGCGTATGCCACACTGGTAGCTTACGGTAGCATGATGCTGATTTCTTATTTTATAGGTCAAAAACACTATAAAATACCCTATAATCTAACCAGAATAGGCAGTTATTTGATTATAGCCATACTTTTTTCCGGGTTAAGCTTTTATGTTTTTAGGGAAAATTATTTAGTAAGTGTTATCTTGCTCGCAGTTTTTGGCGCACTGGTTTTAAAGCTTGAAAACAAAGAACTTAAACGTATTTTATTAAAAAAATAAGCAGTTATCGCAATGACGGTTAAAATTGTAAACAAATCTGAACACGCACTACCCGCTTATAGTACTTCGGCTTCTGCCGGGATGGATTTACGGGCAAATAACCCTGAACCTATTGAGCTTAAACCCCTGGGCAGGGCCATTATCCCCACAGGGCTTTTTATTGAACTTCCCGAAGGTTATGAAGCACAGGTACGCCCGCGCAGTGGCCTGGCCGCAAAAAAAGGGATTACCGTCCTTAATTCGCCGGGTACTATTGATGCAGATTATCGTGGGGAGATAGGTGTTATACTTGTCAACCTTTCTGATACTACCTTTGTGATTGAGGCTGGCGAGCGAATCGCCCAGATGGTCATCGCAAAACATGAACAGGCCACATGGGAAGCGGTTGAAACGCTTCAGGAGACAGCGCGCGGTTCTGGTGGTTTTGGCAGTACCGGATCACGATAATTTTCAGTTCGATAATTTGCTGAAAATCTAACGTATCCAGGTTAATAGTACGTTTTATTTGAGCAAATCTAAACATTAAATATATTCATAAACTTTCCGCTTTTGCGGAAGGAGTTAATCTCAAATCATAAGTCTTCCCGGTAACACCGGGTCTAAAATCCAATAAAATGAAAATAATTGTTCCCATGGCCGGTCGCGGTTCCCGCTTGCGCCCACATACCCTAACCATTCCAAAACCCCTTATTCCCATTGCTGGTAAACCTATTGTACACCGCCTTGTACAGGATATTGCCGGTGTATTGGAAGAACCTGTAGAAGAAATAGCTTTTGTGATAGGTGCTGATTTTGGGGAGCAGGTAGAAAACAACCTTAAAGAAATCGCTAAGGAACTAGGGGCGAAAGGCACCATTTATTATCAGGATAAACCACTGGGAACGGGCCATGCAATCATGTGCGCAAAAGAATCCCTGAGCGGTCCTTGCGTGATCGCTTATGCAGATACACTTTTTAGGGCAGATTTCACGTTAGATAAAGATGCTGATAGCGTGATCTGGGTAAAACAGGTAGAAAATCCACAGGCGTACGGTGTAGTATCCCTTAACGACAAAAATGAGATCACCGGCCTGGTTGAAAAACCAGAGGAATTTGTTTCTGACCTGGCCGTTATAGGAATTTACTATTTCAAGGACGTAGCAGTGCTTAAAAATGAACTTCAGGAAGTTCTGGACAAAAATCTAATGCACGGCGGAGAATATCAGATCAACGACGGTATTAAGCAAATGCAGGCTAAAGGATACACCTTTAAACCTGGCCAGATTGAGGAGTGGATGGACTGTGGCAACAAAGCGGTTACCGTAGAAACAAATGGAAGAATGCTCAACTTTTTACACCAGGAAAATGTAGAAATGGTATCCTCAAGCGCTAAATTAGAAAACAGCGAGATCGTACCGCCATGTTTCATAGGTGATGACGTAGTGCTTAAAAATGCAACAATAGGCCCTAATGTTTCCATAGGTATGGGGACGGTGATTGAAGACAGCACGATTGCTGACAGTTTAATACAAAATTTTAGTTCGGTTAAAAATGCCAATTTGAAAAATGCCATGATAGGTAACTATGCAAAATTTGATGGTAATTTTACCGAAATAAGCATAGGTGATT
It contains:
- the atpE gene encoding ATP synthase F0 subunit C; this encodes MYNLIGAGLIVIGGGIGLGQIGGKAMEGIARQPEAAGKIQTAMIIIGALLEGLAFGALILGK
- a CDS encoding F0F1 ATP synthase subunit B, with amino-acid sequence MDQLINDFSPGLFVMQAVILLILILLMKKFAWKPILSSLDERESGIQGALDAAEKARLEMQNLKADNEKLLQEARNERESMIKEAREIRKKMIAEAEEDTKERTSAMIAQAQEAIKAEKRAAVAELKGQVAELSLEIAEKVLRVELSDKDKQKQLVDKMLQHATLN
- the atpH gene encoding ATP synthase F1 subunit delta; amino-acid sequence: MSTRAASRYAKAVYAGAKESATEELVYGDMKSIAETLSGSKELRNVLDSPQIKSEDKRSSLHAIFSGVSELTTSLLDIIVDNSRAGLLEKVAIAYVQIYNEDHGIVTATVTTAVEMDAAMEEKIMAKIKEITGSEKVILEHKIDSDILGGFILRVGDMQYDASISNQLERIHKEFSKRI
- the atpA gene encoding F0F1 ATP synthase subunit alpha, with translation MAAVKPAEVSAILKKQLLGFEASASLDEVGTVLTVGDGIASVYGLSNAQYGELVAFEGGLEGIVLNLEEDNVGVVLLGPSKEIKEGSTVKRTERIASINVGEGIVGRVVDTLGNPIDGKGGIEGKTYEMPLERKAPGVIYRQPVTEPLQTGIKSIDAMIPVGRGQRELVIGDRQTGKTTVCIDTILNQKEFYDAGEPVYCIYVAIGQKASTVAGIANTLEEKGALAYTTIVAANASDPAPMQVYAPFAGAAIGEYFRDTGRPALIVYDDLSKQAVAYREVSLLLRRPPGREAYPGDVFFLHSRLLERAAKVINNDEIAKNMNDLPESLKPLIKGGGSLTALPLIETQAGDVSAYIPTNVISITDGQIFLESDLFNSGVRPAINVGISVSRVGGSAQIKSMKKVAGTLKLDQAAYRELEAFSKFGSDLDAATMNVIAKGQRNVEILKQAQNDPYTVEDQIAIIYAGSKNLLRNVPVNKVKEFEKDYLEFLNAQHRDVLDTLKAGKLTDEVIDTLTTVAKDMAAKY
- the atpG gene encoding ATP synthase F1 subunit gamma gives rise to the protein MANLKEIRNRISSVSSTMQITSAMKMVSAAKLKKAQDAITAMRPYADKLTELLQNLSATMEGDSGSRYAEQRPINKVLVVAISSNRGLAGAFNANVIKESRNIANDAYPNKEVHFLTLGKKANDVLKKGYTVVENNNAIFDDLSYENVEVIAEHVMDLFTKGTYDRVELVYNSFKNAATQVVVREQFLPIVPLQEQNIQTTNAAQVDYIFEPSKEEIVKQLIPKALKTQFFKGIRDSVASEHGARMTAMHKATDNATELRDDLKLKYNKARQASITNEILEIVGGAEALNN
- a CDS encoding oligosaccharide flippase family protein, with amino-acid sequence MSVLKRFVQDTAVYGLATVLPRVMSIILIGLHTDVLGNRSYADNTSFYVGATFLNVLLSFGMETAFFRFFSKSQNKQRVYSTVLIAITTVSLIAFVLLWFLKTPITTALLLPPQYYTYLLGITILDALVVAPFAYLRAQGKALRFAGIKIANLFVYVVLNFFFLWTIPKYNLQFEWFDPENLVRYIFIANLAASAVTILIILPDFLKTKLIFDRQIFKQLWDYGWPVLVAGLAFAINENLDKLLLGDLLDKNIMGAYAGCYKLAVFMTIFIQAFRLGAEPFFFNHASEKNAPQTYATILKYFVVVGAAGLLIIISFIDFFKVILIRNDSYYIAIGIVPAVLLANLFLGIYHNLSIWYKLTDKTRYGMYFSIVGAGITIVINIVFIPIVGFMAAAYATLVAYGSMMLISYFIGQKHYKIPYNLTRIGSYLIIAILFSGLSFYVFRENYLVSVILLAVFGALVLKLENKELKRILLKK
- the dut gene encoding dUTP diphosphatase; amino-acid sequence: MTVKIVNKSEHALPAYSTSASAGMDLRANNPEPIELKPLGRAIIPTGLFIELPEGYEAQVRPRSGLAAKKGITVLNSPGTIDADYRGEIGVILVNLSDTTFVIEAGERIAQMVIAKHEQATWEAVETLQETARGSGGFGSTGSR
- a CDS encoding sugar phosphate nucleotidyltransferase; translation: MKIIVPMAGRGSRLRPHTLTIPKPLIPIAGKPIVHRLVQDIAGVLEEPVEEIAFVIGADFGEQVENNLKEIAKELGAKGTIYYQDKPLGTGHAIMCAKESLSGPCVIAYADTLFRADFTLDKDADSVIWVKQVENPQAYGVVSLNDKNEITGLVEKPEEFVSDLAVIGIYYFKDVAVLKNELQEVLDKNLMHGGEYQINDGIKQMQAKGYTFKPGQIEEWMDCGNKAVTVETNGRMLNFLHQENVEMVSSSAKLENSEIVPPCFIGDDVVLKNATIGPNVSIGMGTVIEDSTIADSLIQNFSSVKNANLKNAMIGNYAKFDGNFTEISIGDYSVLD